One part of the Drosophila teissieri strain GT53w chromosome 3R, Prin_Dtei_1.1, whole genome shotgun sequence genome encodes these proteins:
- the LOC122618768 gene encoding loricrin isoform X4, with protein MEGASVSSPSMGGPRGGGFRGRGGGAPMRGGFDRGRGRGGRGHFMGGMRGGGGSGMGGGPPMQGMMSGPPRGMRGSRGGMGYQGRGGGYQPRGGAPMGMRGGRPPLYSQRAENNKTVSPVPTSAISGEQPAVEADGDEVTDGQTSAVVPSSSNSHGGSSAPGGSNGGGPPPYLGRGRGRGGPFSGRGRGGGGYNSHMNGSGGGSMYGGSHSHHSNSMGGGPGSEHGSMPRRGAPRGRGGYNQGMSRPPLHHHQAHNPNTQLAPVPALKRGAPGGPGPKRGRYEGGPYGQRPMTPKYHSTQQHMGGGGGGGMSSQSSYGSPPSHHAPQQSHHSYQTHDQTQQVDPYAQSGYSTQTTQQGYNGYGQGSSSSYAAHTSQTSAPASSSYGAHHSTEYDQSQYQNYNSTGYAAPQDTRYQSYSQDYSQQYGSTAVDYNATGQADYSQHGAQSTGYDERAYAGYDSQAYSQNYSNAAAYY; from the exons ATGGAAGGAGCCTCAGTGTCCTCGCCATCGATGGGCGGCCCACGTGGTGGCGGTTTCCGCGGACGGGGTGGTGGAGCCCCAATGCGCGGCGGCTTCGATCGCGGACGTGGTCGTGGCGGTCGTGGACACTTTATGGGTGGCATGCGTGGAGGTGGCGGCAGCGGAATGGGCGGAGGACCGCCCATGCAGGGCATGATGTCGGGTCCTCCAAGGGGAATGCGTGGTTCCCGAGGCGGAATGGGCTATCAGGGCCGCGGCGGTGGCTATCAGCCGCGTGGTGGCGCTCCCATGGGTATGCGGGGCGGTCGCCCGCCATTGTATTCGCAGC GTGCCGAGAACAACAAGACAGTATCACCAGTGCCCACTTCGGCGATCAGTGGAGAGCAGCCAGCGGTTGAGGCAGACGGTGACGAGGTCACCGATGGCCAGACATCAGCAGTCGTCCCATCTTCAAGCAATTCACATGGCGGCAGTTCCGCTCCTGGTGGCAGCAACGGCGGGGGACCTCCTCCCTATCTGGGCCGTGGACGTGGACGCGGTGGTCCCTTCAGCGGACGTGGACGTGGTGGCGGCGGCTACAATTCGCACATGAACGGCAGTGGAGGCGGCAGTATGTACGGTGGTTCCCACAGCCATCACAGCAATTCCATGGGCGGCGGTCCGGGCAGCGAGCACGGTTCGATGCCCAGGCGCGGAGCTCCTCGGGGCAGGGGCGGCTACAATCAAGGTATGAGTCGGCCACCCTTGCATCACCATCAGGCACATAATCCCAATACACAACTTGCACCGGTACCAGCTCTCAAACGCGGCGCTCCCGGTGGTCCTGGTCCCAAACGCGGTCGCTACGAGGGCGGTCCCTACGGCCAGCGGCCCATGACGCCCAAGTACCATTCCACCCAGCAGCATATGGGTGGTGGAGGGGGCGGCGGCATGTCTTCGCAGTCCTCTTATGGCTCGCCGCCAAGTCATCATGCTCCACAGCAAAG CCATCACAGCTATCAGACCCACGACCAGACCCAACAAGTGGATCCCTACGCGCAGAGCGGTTACAGCACCCAGACCACCCAGCAGGGATACAATGGCTATGGCcagggcagcagcagcagctatgCGGCCCACACATCGCAGACAAGTGCTCCGGCGAGCAGCAGCTACGGGGCCCACCACAGCACCGAATACGATCAGAGCCAGTATCAGAACTACAA CTCGACGGGTTATGCTGCTCCGCAGGACACGCGGTACCAGTCGTACAGCCAGGACTACAGCCAACAGTACGGCTCGACTGCAGTGGACTACAATGCTACCGGACAGGCGGACTACAGCCAACACGGAGCGCAGAGCACTGGCTATGATGAGCGTGCCTACGCGGGTTATG ATTCGCAGGCCTACTCGCAGAACTATTCAAACGCAGCCGCCTActactaa
- the LOC122618768 gene encoding loricrin isoform X7 — MEGASVSSPSMGGPRGGGFRGRGGGAPMRGGFDRGRGRGGRGHFMGGMRGGGGSGMGGGPPMQGMMSGPPRGMRGSRGGMGYQGRGGGYQPRGGAPMGMRGGRPPLYSQRAENNKTVSPVPTSAISGEQPAVEADGDEVTDGQTSAVVPSSSNSHGGSSAPGGSNGGGPPPYLGRGRGRGGPFSGRGRGGGGYNSHMNGSGGGSMYGGSHSHHSNSMGGGPGSEHGSMPRRGAPRGRGGYNQALKRGAPGGPGPKRGRYEGGPYGQRPMTPKYHSTQQHMGGGGGGGMSSQSSYGSPPSHHAPQQSHHSYQTHDQTQQVDPYAQSGYSTQTTQQGYNGYGQGSSSSYAAHTSQTSAPASSSYGAHHSTEYDQSQYQNYNSTGYAAPQDTRYQSYSQDYSQQYGSTAVDYNATGQADYSQHGAQSTGYDERAYAGYDSQAYSQNYSNAAAYY; from the exons ATGGAAGGAGCCTCAGTGTCCTCGCCATCGATGGGCGGCCCACGTGGTGGCGGTTTCCGCGGACGGGGTGGTGGAGCCCCAATGCGCGGCGGCTTCGATCGCGGACGTGGTCGTGGCGGTCGTGGACACTTTATGGGTGGCATGCGTGGAGGTGGCGGCAGCGGAATGGGCGGAGGACCGCCCATGCAGGGCATGATGTCGGGTCCTCCAAGGGGAATGCGTGGTTCCCGAGGCGGAATGGGCTATCAGGGCCGCGGCGGTGGCTATCAGCCGCGTGGTGGCGCTCCCATGGGTATGCGGGGCGGTCGCCCGCCATTGTATTCGCAGC GTGCCGAGAACAACAAGACAGTATCACCAGTGCCCACTTCGGCGATCAGTGGAGAGCAGCCAGCGGTTGAGGCAGACGGTGACGAGGTCACCGATGGCCAGACATCAGCAGTCGTCCCATCTTCAAGCAATTCACATGGCGGCAGTTCCGCTCCTGGTGGCAGCAACGGCGGGGGACCTCCTCCCTATCTGGGCCGTGGACGTGGACGCGGTGGTCCCTTCAGCGGACGTGGACGTGGTGGCGGCGGCTACAATTCGCACATGAACGGCAGTGGAGGCGGCAGTATGTACGGTGGTTCCCACAGCCATCACAGCAATTCCATGGGCGGCGGTCCGGGCAGCGAGCACGGTTCGATGCCCAGGCGCGGAGCTCCTCGGGGCAGGGGCGGCTACAATCAAG CTCTCAAACGCGGCGCTCCCGGTGGTCCTGGTCCCAAACGCGGTCGCTACGAGGGCGGTCCCTACGGCCAGCGGCCCATGACGCCCAAGTACCATTCCACCCAGCAGCATATGGGTGGTGGAGGGGGCGGCGGCATGTCTTCGCAGTCCTCTTATGGCTCGCCGCCAAGTCATCATGCTCCACAGCAAAG CCATCACAGCTATCAGACCCACGACCAGACCCAACAAGTGGATCCCTACGCGCAGAGCGGTTACAGCACCCAGACCACCCAGCAGGGATACAATGGCTATGGCcagggcagcagcagcagctatgCGGCCCACACATCGCAGACAAGTGCTCCGGCGAGCAGCAGCTACGGGGCCCACCACAGCACCGAATACGATCAGAGCCAGTATCAGAACTACAA CTCGACGGGTTATGCTGCTCCGCAGGACACGCGGTACCAGTCGTACAGCCAGGACTACAGCCAACAGTACGGCTCGACTGCAGTGGACTACAATGCTACCGGACAGGCGGACTACAGCCAACACGGAGCGCAGAGCACTGGCTATGATGAGCGTGCCTACGCGGGTTATG ATTCGCAGGCCTACTCGCAGAACTATTCAAACGCAGCCGCCTActactaa
- the LOC122618768 gene encoding loricrin isoform X5, translating into MEGASVSSPSMGGPRGGGFRGRGGGAPMRGGFDRGRGRGGRGHFMGGMRGGGGSGMGGGPPMQGMMSGPPRGMRGSRGGMGYQGRGGGYQPRGGAPMGMRGGRPPLYSQPPKQHTGAENNKTVSPVPTSAISGEQPAVEADGDEVTDGQTSAVVPSSSNSHGGSSAPGGSNGGGPPPYLGRGRGRGGPFSGRGRGGGGYNSHMNGSGGGSMYGGSHSHHSNSMGGGPGSEHGSMPRRGAPRGRGGYNQALKRGAPGGPGPKRGRYEGGPYGQRPMTPKYHSTQQHMGGGGGGGMSSQSSYGSPPSHHAPQQSHHSYQTHDQTQQVDPYAQSGYSTQTTQQGYNGYGQGSSSSYAAHTSQTSAPASSSYGAHHSTEYDQSQYQNYNSSTGYAAPQDTRYQSYSQDYSQQYGSTAVDYNATGQADYSQHGAQSTGYDERAYAGYDSQAYSQNYSNAAAYY; encoded by the exons ATGGAAGGAGCCTCAGTGTCCTCGCCATCGATGGGCGGCCCACGTGGTGGCGGTTTCCGCGGACGGGGTGGTGGAGCCCCAATGCGCGGCGGCTTCGATCGCGGACGTGGTCGTGGCGGTCGTGGACACTTTATGGGTGGCATGCGTGGAGGTGGCGGCAGCGGAATGGGCGGAGGACCGCCCATGCAGGGCATGATGTCGGGTCCTCCAAGGGGAATGCGTGGTTCCCGAGGCGGAATGGGCTATCAGGGCCGCGGCGGTGGCTATCAGCCGCGTGGTGGCGCTCCCATGGGTATGCGGGGCGGTCGCCCGCCATTGTATTCGCAGC CTCCCAAACAACACACAGGTGCCGAGAACAACAAGACAGTATCACCAGTGCCCACTTCGGCGATCAGTGGAGAGCAGCCAGCGGTTGAGGCAGACGGTGACGAGGTCACCGATGGCCAGACATCAGCAGTCGTCCCATCTTCAAGCAATTCACATGGCGGCAGTTCCGCTCCTGGTGGCAGCAACGGCGGGGGACCTCCTCCCTATCTGGGCCGTGGACGTGGACGCGGTGGTCCCTTCAGCGGACGTGGACGTGGTGGCGGCGGCTACAATTCGCACATGAACGGCAGTGGAGGCGGCAGTATGTACGGTGGTTCCCACAGCCATCACAGCAATTCCATGGGCGGCGGTCCGGGCAGCGAGCACGGTTCGATGCCCAGGCGCGGAGCTCCTCGGGGCAGGGGCGGCTACAATCAAG CTCTCAAACGCGGCGCTCCCGGTGGTCCTGGTCCCAAACGCGGTCGCTACGAGGGCGGTCCCTACGGCCAGCGGCCCATGACGCCCAAGTACCATTCCACCCAGCAGCATATGGGTGGTGGAGGGGGCGGCGGCATGTCTTCGCAGTCCTCTTATGGCTCGCCGCCAAGTCATCATGCTCCACAGCAAAG CCATCACAGCTATCAGACCCACGACCAGACCCAACAAGTGGATCCCTACGCGCAGAGCGGTTACAGCACCCAGACCACCCAGCAGGGATACAATGGCTATGGCcagggcagcagcagcagctatgCGGCCCACACATCGCAGACAAGTGCTCCGGCGAGCAGCAGCTACGGGGCCCACCACAGCACCGAATACGATCAGAGCCAGTATCAGAACTACAA CAGCTCGACGGGTTATGCTGCTCCGCAGGACACGCGGTACCAGTCGTACAGCCAGGACTACAGCCAACAGTACGGCTCGACTGCAGTGGACTACAATGCTACCGGACAGGCGGACTACAGCCAACACGGAGCGCAGAGCACTGGCTATGATGAGCGTGCCTACGCGGGTTATG ATTCGCAGGCCTACTCGCAGAACTATTCAAACGCAGCCGCCTActactaa
- the LOC122618768 gene encoding loricrin isoform X2, with the protein MEGASVSSPSMGGPRGGGFRGRGGGAPMRGGFDRGRGRGGRGHFMGGMRGGGGSGMGGGPPMQGMMSGPPRGMRGSRGGMGYQGRGGGYQPRGGAPMGMRGGRPPLYSQPPKQHTGAENNKTVSPVPTSAISGEQPAVEADGDEVTDGQTSAVVPSSSNSHGGSSAPGGSNGGGPPPYLGRGRGRGGPFSGRGRGGGGYNSHMNGSGGGSMYGGSHSHHSNSMGGGPGSEHGSMPRRGAPRGRGGYNQGMSRPPLHHHQAHNPNTQLAPVPALKRGAPGGPGPKRGRYEGGPYGQRPMTPKYHSTQQHMGGGGGGGMSSQSSYGSPPSHHAPQQSHHSYQTHDQTQQVDPYAQSGYSTQTTQQGYNGYGQGSSSSYAAHTSQTSAPASSSYGAHHSTEYDQSQYQNYNSTGYAAPQDTRYQSYSQDYSQQYGSTAVDYNATGQADYSQHGAQSTGYDERAYAGYDSQAYSQNYSNAAAYY; encoded by the exons ATGGAAGGAGCCTCAGTGTCCTCGCCATCGATGGGCGGCCCACGTGGTGGCGGTTTCCGCGGACGGGGTGGTGGAGCCCCAATGCGCGGCGGCTTCGATCGCGGACGTGGTCGTGGCGGTCGTGGACACTTTATGGGTGGCATGCGTGGAGGTGGCGGCAGCGGAATGGGCGGAGGACCGCCCATGCAGGGCATGATGTCGGGTCCTCCAAGGGGAATGCGTGGTTCCCGAGGCGGAATGGGCTATCAGGGCCGCGGCGGTGGCTATCAGCCGCGTGGTGGCGCTCCCATGGGTATGCGGGGCGGTCGCCCGCCATTGTATTCGCAGC CTCCCAAACAACACACAGGTGCCGAGAACAACAAGACAGTATCACCAGTGCCCACTTCGGCGATCAGTGGAGAGCAGCCAGCGGTTGAGGCAGACGGTGACGAGGTCACCGATGGCCAGACATCAGCAGTCGTCCCATCTTCAAGCAATTCACATGGCGGCAGTTCCGCTCCTGGTGGCAGCAACGGCGGGGGACCTCCTCCCTATCTGGGCCGTGGACGTGGACGCGGTGGTCCCTTCAGCGGACGTGGACGTGGTGGCGGCGGCTACAATTCGCACATGAACGGCAGTGGAGGCGGCAGTATGTACGGTGGTTCCCACAGCCATCACAGCAATTCCATGGGCGGCGGTCCGGGCAGCGAGCACGGTTCGATGCCCAGGCGCGGAGCTCCTCGGGGCAGGGGCGGCTACAATCAAGGTATGAGTCGGCCACCCTTGCATCACCATCAGGCACATAATCCCAATACACAACTTGCACCGGTACCAGCTCTCAAACGCGGCGCTCCCGGTGGTCCTGGTCCCAAACGCGGTCGCTACGAGGGCGGTCCCTACGGCCAGCGGCCCATGACGCCCAAGTACCATTCCACCCAGCAGCATATGGGTGGTGGAGGGGGCGGCGGCATGTCTTCGCAGTCCTCTTATGGCTCGCCGCCAAGTCATCATGCTCCACAGCAAAG CCATCACAGCTATCAGACCCACGACCAGACCCAACAAGTGGATCCCTACGCGCAGAGCGGTTACAGCACCCAGACCACCCAGCAGGGATACAATGGCTATGGCcagggcagcagcagcagctatgCGGCCCACACATCGCAGACAAGTGCTCCGGCGAGCAGCAGCTACGGGGCCCACCACAGCACCGAATACGATCAGAGCCAGTATCAGAACTACAA CTCGACGGGTTATGCTGCTCCGCAGGACACGCGGTACCAGTCGTACAGCCAGGACTACAGCCAACAGTACGGCTCGACTGCAGTGGACTACAATGCTACCGGACAGGCGGACTACAGCCAACACGGAGCGCAGAGCACTGGCTATGATGAGCGTGCCTACGCGGGTTATG ATTCGCAGGCCTACTCGCAGAACTATTCAAACGCAGCCGCCTActactaa
- the LOC122618768 gene encoding hornerin isoform X3: MEGASVSSPSMGGPRGGGFRGRGGGAPMRGGFDRGRGRGGRGHFMGGMRGGGGSGMGGGPPMQGMMSGPPRGMRGSRGGMGYQGRGGGYQPRGGAPMGMRGGRPPLYSQRAENNKTVSPVPTSAISGEQPAVEADGDEVTDGQTSAVVPSSSNSHGGSSAPGGSNGGGPPPYLGRGRGRGGPFSGRGRGGGGYNSHMNGSGGGSMYGGSHSHHSNSMGGGPGSEHGSMPRRGAPRGRGGYNQGMSRPPLHHHQAHNPNTQLAPVPALKRGAPGGPGPKRGRYEGGPYGQRPMTPKYHSTQQHMGGGGGGGMSSQSSYGSPPSHHAPQQSHHSYQTHDQTQQVDPYAQSGYSTQTTQQGYNGYGQGSSSSYAAHTSQTSAPASSSYGAHHSTEYDQSQYQNYNSSTGYAAPQDTRYQSYSQDYSQQYGSTAVDYNATGQADYSQHGAQSTGYDERAYAGYDSQAYSQNYSNAAAYY, from the exons ATGGAAGGAGCCTCAGTGTCCTCGCCATCGATGGGCGGCCCACGTGGTGGCGGTTTCCGCGGACGGGGTGGTGGAGCCCCAATGCGCGGCGGCTTCGATCGCGGACGTGGTCGTGGCGGTCGTGGACACTTTATGGGTGGCATGCGTGGAGGTGGCGGCAGCGGAATGGGCGGAGGACCGCCCATGCAGGGCATGATGTCGGGTCCTCCAAGGGGAATGCGTGGTTCCCGAGGCGGAATGGGCTATCAGGGCCGCGGCGGTGGCTATCAGCCGCGTGGTGGCGCTCCCATGGGTATGCGGGGCGGTCGCCCGCCATTGTATTCGCAGC GTGCCGAGAACAACAAGACAGTATCACCAGTGCCCACTTCGGCGATCAGTGGAGAGCAGCCAGCGGTTGAGGCAGACGGTGACGAGGTCACCGATGGCCAGACATCAGCAGTCGTCCCATCTTCAAGCAATTCACATGGCGGCAGTTCCGCTCCTGGTGGCAGCAACGGCGGGGGACCTCCTCCCTATCTGGGCCGTGGACGTGGACGCGGTGGTCCCTTCAGCGGACGTGGACGTGGTGGCGGCGGCTACAATTCGCACATGAACGGCAGTGGAGGCGGCAGTATGTACGGTGGTTCCCACAGCCATCACAGCAATTCCATGGGCGGCGGTCCGGGCAGCGAGCACGGTTCGATGCCCAGGCGCGGAGCTCCTCGGGGCAGGGGCGGCTACAATCAAGGTATGAGTCGGCCACCCTTGCATCACCATCAGGCACATAATCCCAATACACAACTTGCACCGGTACCAGCTCTCAAACGCGGCGCTCCCGGTGGTCCTGGTCCCAAACGCGGTCGCTACGAGGGCGGTCCCTACGGCCAGCGGCCCATGACGCCCAAGTACCATTCCACCCAGCAGCATATGGGTGGTGGAGGGGGCGGCGGCATGTCTTCGCAGTCCTCTTATGGCTCGCCGCCAAGTCATCATGCTCCACAGCAAAG CCATCACAGCTATCAGACCCACGACCAGACCCAACAAGTGGATCCCTACGCGCAGAGCGGTTACAGCACCCAGACCACCCAGCAGGGATACAATGGCTATGGCcagggcagcagcagcagctatgCGGCCCACACATCGCAGACAAGTGCTCCGGCGAGCAGCAGCTACGGGGCCCACCACAGCACCGAATACGATCAGAGCCAGTATCAGAACTACAA CAGCTCGACGGGTTATGCTGCTCCGCAGGACACGCGGTACCAGTCGTACAGCCAGGACTACAGCCAACAGTACGGCTCGACTGCAGTGGACTACAATGCTACCGGACAGGCGGACTACAGCCAACACGGAGCGCAGAGCACTGGCTATGATGAGCGTGCCTACGCGGGTTATG ATTCGCAGGCCTACTCGCAGAACTATTCAAACGCAGCCGCCTActactaa
- the LOC122618768 gene encoding hornerin isoform X1, with product MEGASVSSPSMGGPRGGGFRGRGGGAPMRGGFDRGRGRGGRGHFMGGMRGGGGSGMGGGPPMQGMMSGPPRGMRGSRGGMGYQGRGGGYQPRGGAPMGMRGGRPPLYSQPPKQHTGAENNKTVSPVPTSAISGEQPAVEADGDEVTDGQTSAVVPSSSNSHGGSSAPGGSNGGGPPPYLGRGRGRGGPFSGRGRGGGGYNSHMNGSGGGSMYGGSHSHHSNSMGGGPGSEHGSMPRRGAPRGRGGYNQGMSRPPLHHHQAHNPNTQLAPVPALKRGAPGGPGPKRGRYEGGPYGQRPMTPKYHSTQQHMGGGGGGGMSSQSSYGSPPSHHAPQQSHHSYQTHDQTQQVDPYAQSGYSTQTTQQGYNGYGQGSSSSYAAHTSQTSAPASSSYGAHHSTEYDQSQYQNYNSSTGYAAPQDTRYQSYSQDYSQQYGSTAVDYNATGQADYSQHGAQSTGYDERAYAGYDSQAYSQNYSNAAAYY from the exons ATGGAAGGAGCCTCAGTGTCCTCGCCATCGATGGGCGGCCCACGTGGTGGCGGTTTCCGCGGACGGGGTGGTGGAGCCCCAATGCGCGGCGGCTTCGATCGCGGACGTGGTCGTGGCGGTCGTGGACACTTTATGGGTGGCATGCGTGGAGGTGGCGGCAGCGGAATGGGCGGAGGACCGCCCATGCAGGGCATGATGTCGGGTCCTCCAAGGGGAATGCGTGGTTCCCGAGGCGGAATGGGCTATCAGGGCCGCGGCGGTGGCTATCAGCCGCGTGGTGGCGCTCCCATGGGTATGCGGGGCGGTCGCCCGCCATTGTATTCGCAGC CTCCCAAACAACACACAGGTGCCGAGAACAACAAGACAGTATCACCAGTGCCCACTTCGGCGATCAGTGGAGAGCAGCCAGCGGTTGAGGCAGACGGTGACGAGGTCACCGATGGCCAGACATCAGCAGTCGTCCCATCTTCAAGCAATTCACATGGCGGCAGTTCCGCTCCTGGTGGCAGCAACGGCGGGGGACCTCCTCCCTATCTGGGCCGTGGACGTGGACGCGGTGGTCCCTTCAGCGGACGTGGACGTGGTGGCGGCGGCTACAATTCGCACATGAACGGCAGTGGAGGCGGCAGTATGTACGGTGGTTCCCACAGCCATCACAGCAATTCCATGGGCGGCGGTCCGGGCAGCGAGCACGGTTCGATGCCCAGGCGCGGAGCTCCTCGGGGCAGGGGCGGCTACAATCAAGGTATGAGTCGGCCACCCTTGCATCACCATCAGGCACATAATCCCAATACACAACTTGCACCGGTACCAGCTCTCAAACGCGGCGCTCCCGGTGGTCCTGGTCCCAAACGCGGTCGCTACGAGGGCGGTCCCTACGGCCAGCGGCCCATGACGCCCAAGTACCATTCCACCCAGCAGCATATGGGTGGTGGAGGGGGCGGCGGCATGTCTTCGCAGTCCTCTTATGGCTCGCCGCCAAGTCATCATGCTCCACAGCAAAG CCATCACAGCTATCAGACCCACGACCAGACCCAACAAGTGGATCCCTACGCGCAGAGCGGTTACAGCACCCAGACCACCCAGCAGGGATACAATGGCTATGGCcagggcagcagcagcagctatgCGGCCCACACATCGCAGACAAGTGCTCCGGCGAGCAGCAGCTACGGGGCCCACCACAGCACCGAATACGATCAGAGCCAGTATCAGAACTACAA CAGCTCGACGGGTTATGCTGCTCCGCAGGACACGCGGTACCAGTCGTACAGCCAGGACTACAGCCAACAGTACGGCTCGACTGCAGTGGACTACAATGCTACCGGACAGGCGGACTACAGCCAACACGGAGCGCAGAGCACTGGCTATGATGAGCGTGCCTACGCGGGTTATG ATTCGCAGGCCTACTCGCAGAACTATTCAAACGCAGCCGCCTActactaa
- the LOC122618768 gene encoding loricrin isoform X6 gives MEGASVSSPSMGGPRGGGFRGRGGGAPMRGGFDRGRGRGGRGHFMGGMRGGGGSGMGGGPPMQGMMSGPPRGMRGSRGGMGYQGRGGGYQPRGGAPMGMRGGRPPLYSQPPKQHTGAENNKTVSPVPTSAISGEQPAVEADGDEVTDGQTSAVVPSSSNSHGGSSAPGGSNGGGPPPYLGRGRGRGGPFSGRGRGGGGYNSHMNGSGGGSMYGGSHSHHSNSMGGGPGSEHGSMPRRGAPRGRGGYNQALKRGAPGGPGPKRGRYEGGPYGQRPMTPKYHSTQQHMGGGGGGGMSSQSSYGSPPSHHAPQQSHHSYQTHDQTQQVDPYAQSGYSTQTTQQGYNGYGQGSSSSYAAHTSQTSAPASSSYGAHHSTEYDQSQYQNYNSTGYAAPQDTRYQSYSQDYSQQYGSTAVDYNATGQADYSQHGAQSTGYDERAYAGYDSQAYSQNYSNAAAYY, from the exons ATGGAAGGAGCCTCAGTGTCCTCGCCATCGATGGGCGGCCCACGTGGTGGCGGTTTCCGCGGACGGGGTGGTGGAGCCCCAATGCGCGGCGGCTTCGATCGCGGACGTGGTCGTGGCGGTCGTGGACACTTTATGGGTGGCATGCGTGGAGGTGGCGGCAGCGGAATGGGCGGAGGACCGCCCATGCAGGGCATGATGTCGGGTCCTCCAAGGGGAATGCGTGGTTCCCGAGGCGGAATGGGCTATCAGGGCCGCGGCGGTGGCTATCAGCCGCGTGGTGGCGCTCCCATGGGTATGCGGGGCGGTCGCCCGCCATTGTATTCGCAGC CTCCCAAACAACACACAGGTGCCGAGAACAACAAGACAGTATCACCAGTGCCCACTTCGGCGATCAGTGGAGAGCAGCCAGCGGTTGAGGCAGACGGTGACGAGGTCACCGATGGCCAGACATCAGCAGTCGTCCCATCTTCAAGCAATTCACATGGCGGCAGTTCCGCTCCTGGTGGCAGCAACGGCGGGGGACCTCCTCCCTATCTGGGCCGTGGACGTGGACGCGGTGGTCCCTTCAGCGGACGTGGACGTGGTGGCGGCGGCTACAATTCGCACATGAACGGCAGTGGAGGCGGCAGTATGTACGGTGGTTCCCACAGCCATCACAGCAATTCCATGGGCGGCGGTCCGGGCAGCGAGCACGGTTCGATGCCCAGGCGCGGAGCTCCTCGGGGCAGGGGCGGCTACAATCAAG CTCTCAAACGCGGCGCTCCCGGTGGTCCTGGTCCCAAACGCGGTCGCTACGAGGGCGGTCCCTACGGCCAGCGGCCCATGACGCCCAAGTACCATTCCACCCAGCAGCATATGGGTGGTGGAGGGGGCGGCGGCATGTCTTCGCAGTCCTCTTATGGCTCGCCGCCAAGTCATCATGCTCCACAGCAAAG CCATCACAGCTATCAGACCCACGACCAGACCCAACAAGTGGATCCCTACGCGCAGAGCGGTTACAGCACCCAGACCACCCAGCAGGGATACAATGGCTATGGCcagggcagcagcagcagctatgCGGCCCACACATCGCAGACAAGTGCTCCGGCGAGCAGCAGCTACGGGGCCCACCACAGCACCGAATACGATCAGAGCCAGTATCAGAACTACAA CTCGACGGGTTATGCTGCTCCGCAGGACACGCGGTACCAGTCGTACAGCCAGGACTACAGCCAACAGTACGGCTCGACTGCAGTGGACTACAATGCTACCGGACAGGCGGACTACAGCCAACACGGAGCGCAGAGCACTGGCTATGATGAGCGTGCCTACGCGGGTTATG ATTCGCAGGCCTACTCGCAGAACTATTCAAACGCAGCCGCCTActactaa